A stretch of the Nitratifractor salsuginis DSM 16511 genome encodes the following:
- a CDS encoding TonB family protein gives MRRLQAFVYAAAVYGALGGTAALLIHQFPKLAISEEARSTAVTLVNPEQSTSASQSVNSEASPAPAKEAEPPKTPPKPEPPEVSEEPPPAPPQTSPEEPPKTEPPKEETPPEPVEKVEAVEHPANDQVTLPPPKPLKAPTPFDPQKLLALKAPLPEPEVKKHVEKVKPPRQKKHRVSKRAHKTARKISHQKRGNNSVRSRARRGGTAHVNRLLARIKRRIARNKSYPIAAKRRRLQGTVRVSFIVTRSGGVRNIRVSGPRAFAASARSAVRRAFPVSVGEAAPGLPRQMSVTLSYRLR, from the coding sequence ATGAGACGCCTGCAGGCCTTTGTCTATGCCGCTGCCGTTTATGGGGCGCTGGGAGGTACCGCGGCGCTCCTGATCCATCAGTTCCCCAAATTGGCGATCTCCGAAGAGGCCCGCAGCACCGCCGTTACCCTCGTCAATCCCGAGCAGAGCACCTCCGCGTCCCAGTCGGTCAATTCCGAAGCTTCACCGGCCCCTGCCAAAGAGGCTGAGCCCCCAAAGACCCCGCCCAAGCCGGAACCCCCTGAAGTTTCCGAAGAGCCGCCTCCCGCGCCTCCACAGACTTCACCCGAAGAGCCTCCAAAAACGGAGCCCCCGAAGGAAGAGACTCCCCCTGAGCCGGTCGAGAAAGTGGAGGCGGTAGAGCATCCCGCGAACGATCAGGTGACCCTTCCGCCTCCAAAGCCGCTCAAAGCCCCCACCCCTTTCGATCCACAAAAACTGCTTGCCCTCAAGGCCCCTCTGCCTGAGCCCGAGGTCAAGAAGCACGTAGAGAAGGTGAAACCGCCCCGGCAAAAAAAGCATAGAGTTTCCAAAAGAGCCCATAAAACCGCCCGGAAAATTTCACATCAAAAAAGAGGGAACAACAGTGTGCGCTCCCGGGCACGCCGCGGCGGAACGGCGCATGTCAACCGCCTGTTGGCCAGGATCAAACGGCGCATCGCCCGGAACAAGAGCTATCCCATTGCCGCGAAACGTCGCCGTCTACAGGGAACGGTGCGGGTGAGCTTCATCGTCACACGCAGCGGCGGCGTGAGAAATATCCGGGTCAGCGGCCCCAGGGCTTTTGCCGCTTCAGCCCGTTCGGCGGTGCGCCGGGCTTTCCCGGTGAGCGTGGGGGAGGCGGCGCCGGGGTTGCCCCGGCAGATGAGCGTGACGCTCTCCTATCGACTGCGTTAA
- a CDS encoding ABC transporter ATP-binding protein, which produces MSAIIEIRGLNRHFKTGEEEFHALKDIDLSVERGECVILRGISGSGKTTLLSIIAGLDHPSSGELIVEGERIAKLPDRHLSRFRGRHIGMIFQHYNLMEHLRVSDNVSVPLIPMGLTMEEVDRRVTEAMELANIAHKADQNAGYLSGGEKQRVAIARALAADPEIILCDEPTANLDRANARRFLEILAKLHELGKTILIATHDPIFEELPFEARMVEMENGIIVGRR; this is translated from the coding sequence ATGAGTGCCATCATAGAGATCCGCGGGCTCAATCGTCATTTTAAGACGGGAGAAGAGGAGTTCCACGCTCTAAAGGATATCGATCTGAGTGTAGAGCGGGGAGAGTGTGTGATCCTCCGGGGGATCAGCGGCAGCGGTAAGACCACCCTGCTGAGCATTATCGCGGGGCTTGATCATCCCAGCAGCGGGGAGCTGATCGTGGAGGGGGAGCGGATCGCCAAGCTCCCCGACCGGCACCTGAGCCGCTTCCGGGGGCGTCATATCGGAATGATCTTCCAGCACTACAACCTGATGGAGCACCTGCGGGTCAGCGATAACGTTTCGGTCCCGTTGATCCCGATGGGATTGACGATGGAGGAGGTGGATCGCAGAGTCACCGAGGCGATGGAATTGGCCAACATCGCCCACAAAGCCGATCAGAACGCCGGATACCTCTCCGGCGGGGAGAAGCAGCGTGTCGCCATCGCCCGGGCACTGGCCGCCGATCCTGAGATCATCCTCTGCGACGAGCCCACTGCCAACCTCGACCGGGCCAACGCCCGCCGTTTCCTGGAGATCCTGGCCAAACTCCACGAGTTGGGCAAAACCATCCTCATCGCCACCCACGATCCCATCTTCGAAGAGCTTCCTTTCGAGGCGAGGATGGTGGAGATGGAGAACGGAATAATAGTGGGTAGAAGGTAG
- a CDS encoding ABC transporter permease, which translates to MGNNPFFHFLTLNLFAERRKHLAVVGLSVVLIFLFSATLFISSSLQTSLQKALESEPDFVVQRVRGDHLLPVPEEWIDEIAALHGVSAVAPRVWGRYYTEPKGKSFLIVGIDFLEEQSHRALSKLIAQTDLRKFLSGKYMIAGPGVQRWMQRHFYKEGYNFLAPDGKFIQLKLFATLPKESSLMGNDLVIVPIETARKILGLKEEQSTDITFNVPNDSEWPNIESKVSAMHYDLRIISKKEVRGAYDRLFNYKGGFFLVLFLIVLLAFALILYQRSSQVFSQEKRSIGILRALGWSIRDVLQLKLAETLSIVLASFILGTVAAYFYVFVLGAPLLRQIFLGASNLHNDLTLVPVIDFSVLASIFLLYGVSFIAAVLIPVWRIAVTDPKEAML; encoded by the coding sequence ATGGGAAATAATCCCTTTTTTCACTTCCTGACCCTCAATCTCTTTGCCGAGCGGCGCAAGCACCTGGCGGTGGTCGGGCTCTCGGTCGTGCTGATCTTTTTGTTCTCGGCGACCCTTTTTATCTCATCGTCTCTGCAAACTTCTCTGCAAAAGGCTCTCGAGAGTGAACCCGATTTCGTGGTGCAGCGGGTGCGTGGGGATCATCTGCTGCCGGTGCCCGAGGAGTGGATCGACGAGATCGCCGCGCTGCACGGAGTCAGCGCCGTGGCTCCCCGGGTCTGGGGGCGTTACTACACCGAGCCCAAAGGCAAGAGTTTTTTGATCGTGGGGATCGATTTTCTGGAGGAGCAGAGCCATCGGGCCCTTTCAAAGCTGATCGCCCAAACCGACCTGCGTAAATTTTTGAGTGGAAAATATATGATCGCCGGACCGGGAGTGCAGCGCTGGATGCAGCGCCATTTCTATAAGGAGGGCTACAACTTTCTGGCCCCCGACGGGAAGTTCATCCAGCTCAAACTCTTTGCTACTCTTCCCAAAGAGAGTTCGCTGATGGGCAACGATCTGGTGATCGTCCCCATCGAAACGGCGCGAAAGATTCTGGGATTGAAAGAGGAGCAATCCACCGACATCACCTTCAATGTCCCCAATGACAGTGAATGGCCCAATATTGAGAGTAAAGTCTCCGCGATGCATTACGATCTGCGCATCATTTCCAAAAAGGAGGTCCGCGGAGCCTACGACCGACTCTTCAATTACAAAGGAGGTTTTTTCCTGGTGCTCTTCCTCATCGTCCTGCTGGCCTTTGCCCTGATCCTCTATCAGCGCAGCAGCCAAGTCTTTTCCCAGGAGAAACGTTCCATCGGGATCCTAAGGGCTCTGGGTTGGAGTATCCGGGATGTGCTCCAGCTCAAACTGGCGGAGACGCTGAGCATCGTACTCGCCAGTTTCATTCTAGGTACGGTGGCGGCCTATTTCTATGTCTTTGTTCTGGGAGCCCCCCTGCTGCGGCAGATCTTCCTCGGGGCGTCGAACCTGCACAACGATCTGACGCTGGTTCCGGTGATCGACTTTTCGGTGCTGGCTTCGATTTTTCTGCTCTACGGCGTGAGCTTCATCGCCGCCGTGCTGATCCCCGTCTGGCGGATCGCCGTAACCGACCCCAAGGAGGCAATGTTATGA
- a CDS encoding nitrous oxide reductase accessory protein NosL has product MKKLLMILGLALGMMAAAQAEGMGMHHMGGMHHGKMMPKNFRMVPMGKAQILQKGEAKMYCPKCGMTLPMFYRTNHAAKVDGKMEQFCSMHCLVEEIKSGKKVSDIQVVDNSTLKFIPAEKAWYVVGSSKPATMSKVSKYAFGTKEAAEKFAKEFGGKVMPFDAALKMAEAAYDKEAAMIAKKQAMMAKKGEMIYKKMCKPVDKKFATAAEAKAYIQANHLCGDLRGKPLQAVGLYLKSLGSK; this is encoded by the coding sequence ATGAAAAAACTGTTGATGATCCTGGGGCTCGCTCTGGGAATGATGGCTGCCGCACAGGCCGAAGGAATGGGGATGCACCATATGGGAGGGATGCATCACGGCAAGATGATGCCCAAAAATTTCCGGATGGTTCCGATGGGCAAGGCACAGATCCTTCAGAAAGGTGAAGCGAAAATGTACTGCCCCAAGTGTGGGATGACCCTGCCGATGTTCTACCGCACCAACCACGCCGCCAAGGTCGATGGAAAAATGGAGCAGTTCTGCTCGATGCACTGCCTGGTCGAAGAGATCAAAAGCGGTAAAAAAGTCTCCGACATTCAAGTTGTCGACAATTCGACGCTGAAATTCATCCCTGCCGAGAAGGCCTGGTATGTGGTCGGCAGCTCCAAGCCTGCGACGATGAGCAAGGTGAGTAAATACGCTTTCGGTACCAAAGAGGCAGCGGAGAAATTCGCCAAAGAGTTCGGCGGCAAAGTAATGCCTTTTGATGCGGCGCTGAAGATGGCGGAAGCCGCTTATGACAAAGAGGCGGCGATGATCGCCAAAAAACAGGCGATGATGGCCAAAAAAGGGGAGATGATTTACAAAAAGATGTGTAAACCCGTTGACAAAAAGTTCGCGACGGCTGCCGAAGCGAAGGCTTATATCCAAGCCAATCATCTCTGTGGGGATCTGCGGGGTAAACCGCTGCAGGCTGTGGGGCTTTATCTCAAATCTCTTGGCTCCAAATAG
- a CDS encoding nitrous oxide reductase accessory protein NosL — protein MAKFWMIALLFWQVSAFGEDLSAVKYARMVAKGEKIAQKLCDQKKLPKVSEKMSLNEVARLIKSSGACPPLSRSKREALATFLKAGAQEAHTPSGKEIVVPKGAKCPVCGMIVSKYPKWAAEMVVDGKTYYFDGVKDMMKFYIFDGDFPYDRNKIEKMLVTDYYTLEAIPAKEAYYVIGSKLYGPMGNELIPFKTEKEAKDFIADHGGDRIVRFNEITGKMVMGLDGIEYNEE, from the coding sequence ATGGCAAAATTTTGGATGATCGCGCTGCTTTTTTGGCAGGTTTCGGCATTTGGTGAGGATCTCTCCGCTGTCAAATATGCCCGGATGGTGGCCAAGGGGGAGAAGATCGCCCAGAAACTTTGTGATCAAAAGAAGCTTCCAAAGGTTTCGGAAAAAATGTCGCTCAATGAGGTAGCCAGGCTCATCAAAAGCAGCGGGGCCTGTCCCCCGCTGAGCCGGAGCAAGAGGGAGGCTCTGGCTACTTTTCTCAAGGCGGGTGCTCAGGAGGCTCATACCCCAAGCGGCAAAGAGATTGTCGTTCCCAAAGGGGCCAAGTGCCCTGTCTGCGGGATGATCGTAAGCAAATATCCCAAATGGGCCGCTGAGATGGTGGTGGATGGAAAGACTTACTATTTCGACGGGGTCAAGGATATGATGAAATTCTATATCTTCGACGGGGATTTTCCCTACGACCGTAACAAGATCGAGAAGATGCTGGTGACCGACTACTATACGCTCGAAGCGATCCCGGCCAAAGAGGCTTACTATGTGATCGGCTCCAAACTCTACGGCCCGATGGGTAACGAGCTGATCCCCTTCAAAACCGAGAAAGAGGCCAAAGACTTCATCGCCGACCACGGTGGAGACCGCATCGTCCGATTCAATGAGATCACCGGGAAGATGGTGATGGGCTTGGACGGAATCGAATATAATGAGGAATGA
- a CDS encoding PAS domain-containing protein yields MKRPEPKNEEIELKNNVYIESDTDTKGIITYANDYFAEISGYTPEELVGQPHNIVRHPDMPRILFKLLWDRLQKDQNFIAAVKNLAKDGRYYWVFTDFEPIKDSEGKTVGYKAARKKISHHVTDLLDPLYKKLTEIEKEGGMEASEKYLNEFLAEHGDDITVDNLLENIHRLY; encoded by the coding sequence ATGAAACGTCCCGAACCAAAAAACGAAGAGATCGAACTGAAAAACAATGTCTACATCGAGAGTGACACCGATACCAAGGGGATCATCACCTACGCCAACGACTATTTCGCTGAAATCTCCGGGTACACCCCCGAAGAGTTGGTGGGCCAGCCCCATAACATCGTGCGCCACCCCGATATGCCCAGGATTCTTTTCAAACTCCTCTGGGATCGCCTCCAGAAAGACCAAAATTTTATCGCCGCGGTAAAAAACCTGGCCAAGGACGGCCGTTACTACTGGGTCTTTACCGATTTCGAACCGATCAAAGACTCCGAAGGCAAGACCGTGGGATACAAAGCGGCCCGCAAGAAGATTTCCCACCACGTCACCGATCTGCTCGATCCGCTTTACAAAAAGCTGACCGAAATCGAAAAAGAGGGCGGCATGGAAGCTTCCGAAAAATATCTCAACGAATTTCTTGCCGAGCATGGGGATGATATTACCGTGGATAATCTCCTGGAGAATATTCACCGCCTCTATTGA
- a CDS encoding response regulator transcription factor gives MQTKRGMNSGVILLLEDDKLYSETIADFLEEEGYEVCAVLEPRSAMELCYRRHFDLYLLDINLPFDTGLNFLRSLRESGDETPAIFLTSREDRASLIEGLRIGADDYLRKPVDLEELALRVRATLRRTQGPGSYEIDGYLIDQAKYRIYKAGREVPIERKPFELLQLLLKAEGDAVSNEAIIQALWSSAEEASYGAIRVYVSRLKKHFGDRIENIRGVGYRLRLEEEG, from the coding sequence GTGCAGACAAAACGAGGGATGAATTCGGGAGTGATCCTGCTTCTGGAAGATGACAAACTCTACAGTGAGACGATCGCCGATTTTCTGGAAGAAGAGGGGTATGAGGTTTGCGCCGTTTTGGAGCCTCGGAGTGCAATGGAGCTTTGCTACCGCCGTCACTTCGATCTCTATCTGCTGGACATCAACCTTCCCTTCGATACGGGGCTCAATTTTTTACGTTCACTTCGGGAGAGCGGGGATGAAACCCCGGCGATCTTTTTGACTTCCCGGGAGGATCGGGCTTCCTTGATCGAGGGGTTGCGTATCGGCGCCGACGACTATCTTCGCAAACCGGTGGATCTGGAAGAATTGGCGCTCAGAGTACGCGCTACTCTGCGCCGGACGCAAGGGCCCGGAAGCTACGAGATCGACGGTTATCTGATCGACCAGGCGAAATACAGGATTTATAAAGCGGGCAGGGAAGTTCCCATCGAGCGTAAACCCTTCGAACTGCTTCAACTGCTGCTCAAAGCCGAAGGGGATGCTGTGAGTAACGAAGCGATCATTCAGGCTCTCTGGTCCAGTGCCGAAGAGGCAAGTTACGGAGCCATCCGGGTCTATGTCAGCCGGCTCAAAAAGCATTTCGGCGATCGGATCGAGAATATCCGCGGTGTAGGGTATCGGCTAAGATTGGAGGAGGAAGGATGA
- a CDS encoding sulfite exporter TauE/SafE family protein, translating to MGGIDILAIVTAAFLGSFGHCLGMCGGIVIAYSSAKIDKSWGKTHEIIAHLLYSFGRITTYVTLGAIFGAIGGVAKFNGYANGVLTIVAGVFMILAGLSLIGKVEFLTRIEHTFSRSGWYQRAFRYILRDKSLYSFYLLGLLNGLLPCGLVYFFAVEAASTGSPLWGAFVMLIFGLSTVPALLGLGLFTGLFAKSDLRKVMINLAALVVVLYGLYTVYRGYDFIRHPDKSLLNCCESEESMPKGKTELPDFKPKPLETINGAMSH from the coding sequence GTGGGGGGGATCGATATCCTGGCCATCGTCACGGCAGCCTTTCTGGGGAGCTTCGGCCACTGCCTGGGGATGTGCGGCGGTATCGTCATCGCCTACAGCTCCGCCAAGATCGACAAGAGCTGGGGAAAGACCCACGAGATCATCGCCCATCTGCTCTACTCCTTCGGCCGGATCACCACCTATGTGACCCTGGGAGCGATCTTCGGAGCCATCGGTGGGGTGGCAAAATTCAACGGCTACGCCAACGGTGTGCTGACCATTGTCGCCGGGGTCTTTATGATCCTGGCGGGGCTCTCCCTTATCGGCAAGGTGGAGTTCCTGACCCGGATCGAGCATACCTTTTCCCGCAGCGGATGGTATCAGCGGGCCTTTCGCTATATTTTGCGGGATAAATCCCTCTACAGTTTCTATCTGCTTGGCTTGCTCAATGGCCTGCTGCCTTGCGGGTTGGTCTATTTTTTCGCCGTGGAAGCGGCCAGCACCGGCAGTCCACTCTGGGGGGCTTTCGTGATGCTGATCTTCGGGCTCTCTACCGTACCGGCACTCCTGGGCCTGGGGCTTTTTACGGGGCTCTTCGCCAAAAGCGATCTGCGCAAAGTGATGATCAACCTGGCGGCGCTGGTGGTGGTGCTCTACGGGCTCTATACCGTCTATCGGGGCTATGATTTCATCCGCCATCCCGATAAATCGCTGCTCAACTGCTGTGAATCGGAAGAGTCGATGCCCAAGGGGAAAACGGAGCTTCCCGACTTTAAGCCAAAACCCTTGGAAACTATTAACGGAGCAATGAGTCATTGA
- a CDS encoding nitrous oxide reductase accessory protein NosL, with protein sequence MKNAQRISTCVLTLLTCGFLWAGESNITTPAKGTVPAASVKVWGNSLDPVYKIPVNKLPKFTTEMILKNGKKIRFASVKSMLNFYYHPEKYPLYKVRSRRAIRQMFVKDYLSGERIPLQNAWFVFGSRLMGPHGDDLIPLSSRTRAELFTKRYGGTKIMSFKEVGDKGYGLIHYLDMM encoded by the coding sequence ATGAAAAACGCTCAAAGAATTTCTACCTGTGTATTGACGCTTCTGACCTGCGGGTTTTTGTGGGCTGGAGAGAGCAATATAACCACTCCCGCCAAGGGGACGGTTCCCGCCGCTTCTGTCAAAGTGTGGGGGAACAGTTTGGATCCGGTCTACAAAATTCCGGTAAACAAGCTTCCGAAATTTACGACCGAGATGATCCTGAAAAACGGGAAAAAGATCCGTTTTGCCTCGGTAAAGTCGATGCTCAACTTCTATTACCATCCCGAAAAGTATCCTCTCTACAAAGTCCGCAGCCGCCGTGCGATTCGTCAAATGTTTGTCAAAGACTATCTCAGCGGAGAAAGAATCCCTCTGCAGAACGCCTGGTTCGTTTTCGGTTCCCGGCTTATGGGGCCGCACGGAGATGACCTCATCCCTCTGAGTAGCCGTACCCGGGCGGAGCTTTTTACCAAGCGCTACGGCGGGACGAAGATTATGAGTTTCAAAGAGGTTGGTGACAAGGGTTACGGCCTGATCCACTATCTGGATATGATGTGA
- the exbB gene encoding TonB-system energizer ExbB, whose translation MNIHWIKEIVDYGILGTLALMGFIALWVYFERLIFFRKIDLASYRHKEALETDLTANTTILSSIGSSAPYIGLLGTVLGIIITFYLLGQTKQMDAGSIMTSLSLALKATAMGLVVAIPSMLFYNHVVRKIEVLQNRWEILHDHGD comes from the coding sequence ATGAATATCCATTGGATCAAAGAGATAGTGGATTACGGCATTTTGGGGACACTGGCACTGATGGGTTTCATCGCGCTCTGGGTCTATTTCGAGCGTTTGATTTTTTTTCGGAAGATCGATCTCGCGAGCTACCGCCACAAAGAGGCGTTGGAGACCGATTTGACCGCCAACACGACGATCCTCTCTTCGATCGGCTCCAGCGCCCCCTATATCGGGCTTCTGGGGACGGTGCTGGGGATCATCATCACCTTCTATCTGTTGGGACAGACCAAGCAGATGGATGCCGGAAGTATTATGACTTCCCTCTCCTTGGCGCTCAAGGCGACGGCGATGGGCCTGGTGGTGGCGATCCCTTCGATGCTCTTTTATAACCACGTGGTGCGCAAGATCGAAGTGCTGCAAAACCGCTGGGAGATCCTGCACGATCATGGCGATTAA
- a CDS encoding TonB-dependent receptor, whose translation MIRRTLTLSALTAAFLYAQPAEDLGTIDVNATFETTVVKDVAGEEIRSADVAAALAKQVPGVTLVRRSAVANDIVVRGLKKDNLSVTIDGAQLYGACPNRMDPPISHVLANNIDTIEVTEGPFDVSEPGALGASVKIHTLKPAKEFKGDFNLGLGRWNYRKLATTLSGGTDTVRFYLGLSTETSDQYKDGNGDDFYGQQMRFIANHPTAKKGMAYQPKYKDLAAYTKSTLMGKLFWDITDNQSLELSYTANRSDDVLYPNTPMDADYDNSDLFDSKYIIRNLGSYSDKLTFHYFHTKVDHPMSNRYRRSVKKKGIIKHWLQSKVDGGAIVDEWTMGGHSLEGGLEYSVRNWDGNYYKNGKLFPAAKRHSIYDVDTKDYGLYLKDHYLMGALTWDLGLRYDHFDVDTPRPGDRDRSFDGLGGNILATYHLNESWSLFAGVGSALRVPDPKELYYRNKQGKDVGNDNLDPVRNYEIDAGAEWSNERFDLRVKGFYNYLNDDILYNATLNHYENTDAYIYGVELSGSYNYSDSLYFDSSLTWLRGKKKDPLTGQSDTDLPEIPPLKFTLGANWMPTDTWTLRAELQASGRWDKIDSENGEQVLGGWGVVNLKAQKSWGDHLELTVGVDNLFDKTYAVSNTYKDLTLIAGGSTMLLNEPGRYIYTNIRYKF comes from the coding sequence ATGATTCGACGCACACTGACACTCTCTGCCCTTACGGCAGCTTTTCTCTACGCCCAACCGGCAGAGGATCTGGGCACCATCGATGTCAACGCTACCTTTGAAACCACCGTCGTCAAGGATGTCGCCGGCGAAGAGATCCGCTCCGCCGACGTCGCCGCCGCATTGGCGAAGCAGGTTCCCGGCGTTACCCTGGTCCGCCGCAGCGCCGTAGCCAACGATATCGTCGTCCGGGGATTGAAAAAAGACAACCTCTCGGTCACCATCGACGGGGCGCAGCTCTACGGGGCCTGCCCCAACCGGATGGACCCGCCCATCTCCCACGTCCTGGCCAACAATATCGACACCATCGAAGTGACCGAAGGGCCCTTCGACGTCTCCGAACCCGGGGCCTTGGGCGCTTCGGTCAAGATCCACACCCTCAAACCGGCCAAAGAGTTTAAAGGAGACTTCAATCTCGGGCTGGGACGCTGGAACTACCGCAAACTCGCCACGACCCTGAGCGGAGGCACCGACACCGTGCGTTTCTACCTGGGGCTCTCCACGGAGACCAGCGACCAATACAAGGACGGTAACGGCGACGACTTCTACGGGCAGCAGATGCGCTTTATCGCCAATCACCCCACAGCCAAAAAAGGAATGGCTTATCAGCCCAAATACAAGGATCTCGCAGCCTACACCAAATCGACCCTGATGGGCAAACTCTTCTGGGACATCACCGACAACCAGTCGCTTGAACTGAGCTATACCGCCAACCGCAGTGACGACGTACTCTACCCCAATACCCCGATGGATGCCGACTACGACAACTCCGACCTCTTTGATAGCAAATACATCATCCGAAACCTGGGAAGTTACTCCGACAAACTCACCTTCCACTACTTCCATACCAAGGTCGATCACCCTATGTCCAACCGCTACCGGAGATCCGTAAAGAAGAAAGGGATCATCAAACACTGGCTCCAATCCAAGGTCGACGGCGGAGCCATCGTCGACGAGTGGACGATGGGTGGGCATTCCCTCGAAGGGGGCCTGGAGTACAGCGTGCGCAACTGGGATGGGAATTATTATAAAAATGGAAAACTCTTCCCTGCTGCCAAGCGCCACAGTATCTACGATGTGGACACCAAAGACTACGGCCTCTATCTCAAAGACCACTACCTTATGGGGGCTCTGACCTGGGATCTGGGGCTGCGTTACGACCATTTCGATGTGGACACTCCCCGTCCCGGAGACCGGGATCGAAGCTTCGACGGCCTGGGCGGAAACATCCTGGCCACTTATCACCTCAACGAGAGCTGGAGCCTCTTTGCCGGGGTGGGTAGCGCCTTGCGGGTCCCCGATCCCAAAGAGCTCTATTATCGCAATAAGCAGGGGAAGGATGTCGGAAACGACAATCTCGACCCGGTGCGCAACTACGAGATCGATGCGGGCGCCGAATGGAGCAATGAGCGTTTCGACCTAAGAGTCAAGGGCTTCTACAATTACCTCAACGACGATATTCTCTACAATGCCACACTCAATCACTATGAGAATACCGACGCCTATATTTATGGCGTGGAACTCAGCGGCAGCTACAACTACAGCGACTCCCTCTACTTCGACAGCAGCCTCACCTGGCTGAGAGGGAAGAAAAAAGATCCCCTCACCGGCCAGAGCGATACCGATCTGCCCGAGATTCCCCCTCTGAAATTCACCCTGGGTGCCAACTGGATGCCCACCGATACCTGGACCCTGCGTGCCGAGCTGCAGGCATCGGGCCGCTGGGACAAGATCGACTCGGAAAACGGGGAGCAGGTCCTGGGCGGCTGGGGCGTCGTCAACCTCAAAGCCCAAAAGAGCTGGGGCGACCACCTGGAGTTGACCGTCGGGGTTGACAATCTCTTCGACAAGACCTATGCCGTCTCCAATACCTACAAAGATTTGACCCTCATCGCCGGCGGCAGCACGATGCTGCTCAACGAACCCGGACGATACATCTATACCAACATCCGCTACAAATTCTAA
- a CDS encoding ABC transporter permease, whose protein sequence is MKNLLLVAYLDIRESLRSKWFYVYAVVFGGLMGLFFISGITDSVVMGFTGLSRLLLVFIQVTIIILPIFILITTVKSISADRESNILEYMLSFPISLRDYYWGKFLGRFVTVFVPVIFALIIGVAWGALKGAAIPWAMVLLYSALIFSLCIVFLGIAFFISTTVKSHDMALGIAFMTWIILLAFIDVALIGLMMQNRISDGVIITIAMLNPMEAFRIGAIALFDPELTVIGPVAYYLLDSLGHTLLMLYAVLYPIVLGMVFALLGYTLFRRKDLL, encoded by the coding sequence GTGAAAAATCTGCTGCTGGTAGCCTATCTCGACATCCGGGAGTCGCTACGATCGAAATGGTTCTACGTCTACGCCGTAGTCTTCGGCGGGCTGATGGGGCTCTTTTTTATCAGCGGGATCACCGATTCGGTGGTAATGGGCTTTACAGGCCTGAGCCGCCTTCTGCTGGTCTTTATCCAGGTGACGATTATCATCCTGCCCATTTTTATCCTGATCACCACCGTCAAATCGATCTCTGCCGACCGGGAGAGCAATATCCTCGAATATATGCTCTCTTTCCCCATTTCCCTGCGCGATTATTACTGGGGTAAATTTCTGGGCCGTTTCGTCACCGTTTTTGTGCCGGTGATCTTCGCGTTGATCATCGGTGTGGCCTGGGGGGCGCTCAAAGGAGCGGCCATCCCCTGGGCGATGGTGCTGCTCTACTCGGCTTTGATCTTTTCACTCTGTATCGTTTTCCTGGGGATCGCCTTTTTCATCTCGACCACCGTGAAATCCCACGACATGGCTTTGGGAATCGCCTTTATGACCTGGATTATCCTGCTGGCTTTCATCGATGTCGCCCTGATCGGCCTGATGATGCAAAACCGCATCTCCGACGGGGTGATCATCACGATCGCGATGCTCAATCCGATGGAAGCCTTCCGGATCGGGGCGATTGCCCTCTTCGATCCGGAGCTGACGGTGATCGGACCGGTGGCCTATTATCTGCTCGATTCACTGGGGCATACGCTCCTGATGCTCTATGCGGTTCTCTATCCGATCGTTTTGGGAATGGTGTTTGCACTTTTGGGTTATACTCTATTCCGACGCAAAGATCTACTGTAG
- a CDS encoding ExbD/TolR family protein: MAIKKFDSINVVPMIDIMLVLLVIVLTTATFIAKGVIPLELPQGKSAAEYSPKEKIRISVSKKGEIYLGDQAVDKEALSERLAGKDRQLPVYLSCDKAARYDAFVEVLDRLKALGYGHINIVTTK; this comes from the coding sequence ATGGCGATTAAGAAGTTTGATTCCATCAATGTCGTGCCGATGATCGACATTATGCTGGTACTGCTGGTGATCGTGTTGACCACGGCGACCTTTATCGCCAAAGGGGTGATCCCTCTCGAACTTCCTCAGGGTAAAAGTGCCGCCGAATATTCCCCCAAAGAGAAGATCCGTATCAGCGTCTCCAAAAAGGGGGAGATCTATCTGGGCGATCAGGCGGTGGACAAGGAGGCGCTCTCTGAGCGGCTCGCCGGCAAAGACCGCCAGCTCCCTGTCTACCTCTCCTGTGACAAAGCGGCCCGCTACGATGCTTTTGTGGAGGTGCTCGACCGTCTCAAAGCCCTGGGATACGGGCATATCAATATCGTCACCACCAAATGA